The Arachis ipaensis cultivar K30076 chromosome B07, Araip1.1, whole genome shotgun sequence genome includes a window with the following:
- the LOC107607477 gene encoding uncharacterized protein LOC107607477, producing the protein MYLANASDATRCKAFSTTLTKTVIKWFDSLPPKSVTYFNDLTRKFLTRFSIQKDKVKHTPSLLGVKQEVGETLRAYMKKFNKACLEVQNLPTEAIIIGLVNSLREGPFSQFISKRHPTSLNEVQEREEKYINIEENAQLRELALRQNHPYQVWDKEKEAKKKDEYSSDKPRRYHNYTPLRVSLVDIYREIYHTEKLLPPRPIKNKKGRSRTGYYEYHKIYWHSTNDCYDLKNVIEKLVKEGQLERYLVERFDNQGKRKRKREEEDRSRRDRPTRTPGKHIYMIVGGFAGGGVTKSFHKRYLKKVYQVGEEDEVPDLPTIFFTKEDAQGMTLGHDPIVITIILANTNLHGTLVDQESSANILFKLAFDKLGLEEKELRAYPDTLFEIGDTPIRPFGFTLSHTTFSKGIKSQTLSIDYIVVDVVLAYNALIGQTTLNQLFAFVSTPHLCIKFSTSEGIATIRGDQKMARRCHNESLNMRRCTKGKEVNTIELVGVRTQEELRPQPDGKIKEVQIENQDGKTTNIGANLDDELKADLVKLLQKNSDLFAWKASDIPRIHSDLMNHKLAVYPGS; encoded by the coding sequence ATGTACTTGGCTAATGCTTCAGATGCAACTCGTTGCAAAGCTTTCTCGACAACACTGACCAAGACAGTGATAAAATGGTTTGATAGTCTGCCACCCAAATCTGTGACCTACTTCAATGACCTCACAAGAAAGTTTCTCACTcggttctccatccaaaaagataaagtAAAGCACACCCCTAGCCTCCTGGGAGTCAAGCAAGAGGTCGGAGAAACTCTCCGAGCTTATATGAAAAAATTCAACAAAGCCTGCTTGGAAGTCCAGAACCTACCCACAGAAGCAATAATAATAGGGCTAGTCAATAGCCTCAGAGAAGGACCTTTCTCCCAGTTCATATCAAAGAGGCACCCGACCtctctgaacgaggtacaagagcgagaagaaaagtacatcaatatagAGGAAAATGCCCAACTAAGAGAACTTGCTCTCAGACAAAATCATCCTTATCAAGTTTGGGACAAAGAGAaagaagcaaagaaaaaggaTGAGTACAGCTCGGACAAGCCTCGAAGGTACCATAACTACACCCCCTTGCGAGTTTCTCTTGTCGACATCTACAGGGAGATCTACCATACTGAAAAACTTTTACCTCCTCGCCCCATCAAAAACAAGAAAGGCAGAAGCCGGACAGGATATTACGAATATCATAAGATATATTGGCATTCCACCAATGACTGTTACGACTTGAAAAATGTAATAGAAAAATTGGTCAAAGAAGGTCAGTTAGAAAGGTACCTGGTAGAAAGATTTGACAAtcagggaaaaagaaaaagaaaaagagaagaggaaGACAGAAGTCGACGAGATCGGCCAACACGAACTCCTGGCAAACACATCTACATGATAGttggaggatttgcgggaggtgGAGTAACCAAGTCTTTCCACAAAAGGTATTTGAAAAAAGTCTATCAAGTTGGAGAAGAGGATGAAGTCCCCGACTTGCCTACTATTTTCTTCACAAAGGAAGATGCACAAGGGATGACACTGGGGCATGATCCCATTGTAATCACAATAATACTTGCCAATACAAATCTCCACGGGACTTTGGTAGACCAAGAAAGCTCGGCCAACATCTTGTTTAAGCTTGCCTTTGACAAGTTGGGATTGGAAGAAAAAGAGTTAAGAGCATACCCTGACACTCTTTTCGAGATAGGAGACACACCCATACGACCTTTTGGTTTCACTCTGTCACACACCACTTTtagtaaaggaataaaatctcaAACTTTGAGTATAGACTATATTGTAGTTGACGTAGTCTTAGCTTACAATGCCTTGATAGGTCAGACGACGTTGAACCAACTTTTCGCATTCGTCTCTACTCCTCATCTCTGCATAAAGTTTTCGACTTCAGAGGGAATAGCCACTATAAGAGGAGATCAAAAAATGGCAAGGAGGTGTCATAATGAAAGTTTGAACATGCGCAGATGTACAAAAGGAAAAGAAGTCAATACTATTGAACTCGTAGGTGTCCGAACACAAGAAGAGTTGAGACCACAACCCGATGGAAAAATAAAAGAAGTGCAAATCGAAAACCAAGATGGAAAAACTACAAACATAGGAGCCAACTTGGACGATGAATTGAAGGCAGATCTTGTCAAGCTCCTACAAAAGAACtccgatctctttgcatggaaggcttcTGATATCCCCAGGATACATTCCGACCTCATGAATCATAAGCTCGCTGTCTATCCAGGCTCATGA
- the LOC107609672 gene encoding carboxypeptidase A6 isoform X1, with protein sequence MGLGDVVVPLALSISICFLSCSRDLIFVDAKEQNLTVTPINYDLYHSSGKFLEEIKALVHRHSDMLAMETIKAGNKGYGAEITVVTYSERKRETDERSKFRILLSFGQHGRELITTELALRILSILSGEQSLPNMDQASLNTTLDKLVIKVIPMENLNGRKLVEAGDLCERRNGRGVDLNRNWSVDWGKKEKDYDPYEENPGTAPFSEPEAQIMRKLAISFEPHVWINVHSGMEALFMPYDHKNTTLDGLLLKRMNSLLEEVNNLHFQKRCVVGSGGGSVGYFAHGTATDFMYDVVRVPMSFTFEIYGDVTASSRDCFKMFNPTDKTSYVRVLDEWSTTFFTIFKLGPLRLGDINSKAPAKLDKFVSIDEYLDGYLMERRNRYGKKMEVLDLGMQEIRTYFRLFLLSSVLLMFMFCSRISKSKSSRPVPAMPL encoded by the exons ATGGGTTTGGGCGATGTTGTTGTTCCTTTGGCACTCTCCATCAGCATCTGCTTCCTCTCTTGTTCGCGAGATCTGATCTTCGTTGATGCCAAGGAACAAAATCTCACTGTTACCCCAATTAACTATGATCTCTACCATTCCAG TGGCAAGTTTTTGGAAGAGATCAAGGCTTTGGTTCATCGTCACTCGGATATGCTCGCT ATGGAGACCATTAAAGCCGGGAACAAAGGCTATGGTGCTGAGATTACCGTGGTTACTTATTCGGAGCGAAAGAGAGAGACAGACGAGAGATCAAAGTTCCGCATACTTCTT AGTTTTGGGCAGCATGGAAGGGAGCTTATTACAACTGAACTTGCTTTAAGGATTTTGTCTATTCTAAGTGGAGAACAGTCACTACCTAACATGGATCAAGCTTCTTTGAACACTACACTTGACAAGCTTGTGATAAAG GTGATTCCGATGGAGAACTTGAATGGCCGAAAACTTGTAGAAGCTGGAGATCTCTGTGAGAGAAGAAATG GCAGAGGAGTTGATCTCAACCGGAATTGGAGTGTAGATTGGGGGAAAAAGGAGAAG GACTATGATCCTTATGAGGAGAATCCTGGAACTGCTCCATTTAGTGAGCCTGAAGCTCAAATTATGCGGAAACTTGCCATCTCGTTCGAACCACATGTGTGGATCAATGTGCACTCTGGAATGGAG GCTCTTTTTATGCCTTATGATCATAAAAATACAACACTTGATGGATTGCTGTTGAAGCGGATGAATTCATTGCTTGAAGAAGTAAACAATCTTCATTTTCAAAAGCGTTGCGTGGTTGGGTCGGGAGGCGGTTCTGTGGG GTATTTTGCACATGGGACAGCAACCGATTTCATGTATGATGTCGTGAGGGTTCCGATGTCATTCACCTTTGAG ATATATGGAGATGTAACAGCTTCATCAAGAGACTGTTTTAAAATGTTTAATCCTACTGACAAAACTAGCTATGTT AGAGTTCTTGATGAATGGTCTACAACATTCTTTACAATTTTTAAACTGGGGCCACTCCGACTTGGTGACATCAATTCAAAAGCGCCTGCCAAGTTGGATAAATTCGTATCAATAGATGAATATTTAGATGGTTATTtaatggaaagaagaaataggtATGGGAAAAAGATGGAGGTGCTTGACCTTGGAATGCAAGAAATAAGAACATATTTTAGGCTCTTCTTATTGTCTTCAGTGTTGCTAATGTTCATGTTCTGTTCTAGAATTTCAAAAAGTAAGTCCAGTAGACCAGTTCCTGCTATGCCGCTCTAA
- the LOC107609672 gene encoding carboxypeptidase A6 isoform X2: protein MGLGDVVVPLALSISICFLSCSRDLIFVDAKEQNLTVTPINYDLYHSSGKFLEEIKALVHRHSDMLAMETIKAGNKGYGAEITVVTYSERKRETDERSKFRILLSFGQHGRELITTELALRILSILSGEQSLPNMDQASLNTTLDKLVIKVIPMENLNGRKLVEAGDLCERRNGRGVDLNRNWSVDWGKKEKDYDPYEENPGTAPFSEPEAQIMRKLAISFEPHVWINVHSGMEALFMPYDHKNTTLDGLLLKRMNSLLEEVNNLHFQKRCVVGSGGGSVGYFAHGTATDFMYDVVRVPMSFTFERVLDEWSTTFFTIFKLGPLRLGDINSKAPAKLDKFVSIDEYLDGYLMERRNRYGKKMEVLDLGMQEIRTYFRLFLLSSVLLMFMFCSRISKSKSSRPVPAMPL, encoded by the exons ATGGGTTTGGGCGATGTTGTTGTTCCTTTGGCACTCTCCATCAGCATCTGCTTCCTCTCTTGTTCGCGAGATCTGATCTTCGTTGATGCCAAGGAACAAAATCTCACTGTTACCCCAATTAACTATGATCTCTACCATTCCAG TGGCAAGTTTTTGGAAGAGATCAAGGCTTTGGTTCATCGTCACTCGGATATGCTCGCT ATGGAGACCATTAAAGCCGGGAACAAAGGCTATGGTGCTGAGATTACCGTGGTTACTTATTCGGAGCGAAAGAGAGAGACAGACGAGAGATCAAAGTTCCGCATACTTCTT AGTTTTGGGCAGCATGGAAGGGAGCTTATTACAACTGAACTTGCTTTAAGGATTTTGTCTATTCTAAGTGGAGAACAGTCACTACCTAACATGGATCAAGCTTCTTTGAACACTACACTTGACAAGCTTGTGATAAAG GTGATTCCGATGGAGAACTTGAATGGCCGAAAACTTGTAGAAGCTGGAGATCTCTGTGAGAGAAGAAATG GCAGAGGAGTTGATCTCAACCGGAATTGGAGTGTAGATTGGGGGAAAAAGGAGAAG GACTATGATCCTTATGAGGAGAATCCTGGAACTGCTCCATTTAGTGAGCCTGAAGCTCAAATTATGCGGAAACTTGCCATCTCGTTCGAACCACATGTGTGGATCAATGTGCACTCTGGAATGGAG GCTCTTTTTATGCCTTATGATCATAAAAATACAACACTTGATGGATTGCTGTTGAAGCGGATGAATTCATTGCTTGAAGAAGTAAACAATCTTCATTTTCAAAAGCGTTGCGTGGTTGGGTCGGGAGGCGGTTCTGTGGG GTATTTTGCACATGGGACAGCAACCGATTTCATGTATGATGTCGTGAGGGTTCCGATGTCATTCACCTTTGAG AGAGTTCTTGATGAATGGTCTACAACATTCTTTACAATTTTTAAACTGGGGCCACTCCGACTTGGTGACATCAATTCAAAAGCGCCTGCCAAGTTGGATAAATTCGTATCAATAGATGAATATTTAGATGGTTATTtaatggaaagaagaaataggtATGGGAAAAAGATGGAGGTGCTTGACCTTGGAATGCAAGAAATAAGAACATATTTTAGGCTCTTCTTATTGTCTTCAGTGTTGCTAATGTTCATGTTCTGTTCTAGAATTTCAAAAAGTAAGTCCAGTAGACCAGTTCCTGCTATGCCGCTCTAA
- the LOC107609672 gene encoding metallocarboxypeptidase A-like protein ARB_03789 isoform X3, which yields MKQCFLSLFFWCVVVGKFLEEIKALVHRHSDMLAMETIKAGNKGYGAEITVVTYSERKRETDERSKFRILLSFGQHGRELITTELALRILSILSGEQSLPNMDQASLNTTLDKLVIKVIPMENLNGRKLVEAGDLCERRNGRGVDLNRNWSVDWGKKEKDYDPYEENPGTAPFSEPEAQIMRKLAISFEPHVWINVHSGMEALFMPYDHKNTTLDGLLLKRMNSLLEEVNNLHFQKRCVVGSGGGSVGYFAHGTATDFMYDVVRVPMSFTFEIYGDVTASSRDCFKMFNPTDKTSYVRVLDEWSTTFFTIFKLGPLRLGDINSKAPAKLDKFVSIDEYLDGYLMERRNRYGKKMEVLDLGMQEIRTYFRLFLLSSVLLMFMFCSRISKSKSSRPVPAMPL from the exons ATGAAGCAGTGTTTTTTAAGCCTGTTCTTTTGGTGTGTTGTGGT TGGCAAGTTTTTGGAAGAGATCAAGGCTTTGGTTCATCGTCACTCGGATATGCTCGCT ATGGAGACCATTAAAGCCGGGAACAAAGGCTATGGTGCTGAGATTACCGTGGTTACTTATTCGGAGCGAAAGAGAGAGACAGACGAGAGATCAAAGTTCCGCATACTTCTT AGTTTTGGGCAGCATGGAAGGGAGCTTATTACAACTGAACTTGCTTTAAGGATTTTGTCTATTCTAAGTGGAGAACAGTCACTACCTAACATGGATCAAGCTTCTTTGAACACTACACTTGACAAGCTTGTGATAAAG GTGATTCCGATGGAGAACTTGAATGGCCGAAAACTTGTAGAAGCTGGAGATCTCTGTGAGAGAAGAAATG GCAGAGGAGTTGATCTCAACCGGAATTGGAGTGTAGATTGGGGGAAAAAGGAGAAG GACTATGATCCTTATGAGGAGAATCCTGGAACTGCTCCATTTAGTGAGCCTGAAGCTCAAATTATGCGGAAACTTGCCATCTCGTTCGAACCACATGTGTGGATCAATGTGCACTCTGGAATGGAG GCTCTTTTTATGCCTTATGATCATAAAAATACAACACTTGATGGATTGCTGTTGAAGCGGATGAATTCATTGCTTGAAGAAGTAAACAATCTTCATTTTCAAAAGCGTTGCGTGGTTGGGTCGGGAGGCGGTTCTGTGGG GTATTTTGCACATGGGACAGCAACCGATTTCATGTATGATGTCGTGAGGGTTCCGATGTCATTCACCTTTGAG ATATATGGAGATGTAACAGCTTCATCAAGAGACTGTTTTAAAATGTTTAATCCTACTGACAAAACTAGCTATGTT AGAGTTCTTGATGAATGGTCTACAACATTCTTTACAATTTTTAAACTGGGGCCACTCCGACTTGGTGACATCAATTCAAAAGCGCCTGCCAAGTTGGATAAATTCGTATCAATAGATGAATATTTAGATGGTTATTtaatggaaagaagaaataggtATGGGAAAAAGATGGAGGTGCTTGACCTTGGAATGCAAGAAATAAGAACATATTTTAGGCTCTTCTTATTGTCTTCAGTGTTGCTAATGTTCATGTTCTGTTCTAGAATTTCAAAAAGTAAGTCCAGTAGACCAGTTCCTGCTATGCCGCTCTAA
- the LOC107609671 gene encoding pentatricopeptide repeat-containing protein At5g42310, mitochondrial isoform X1, whose protein sequence is MFLLPPHLTTPFPSTRSTNYFPTTRHHQPPPPSAANPLISSSVATATPLIADEGPNDILPLQNRRYDFTPLLNFLSSDSNSEPENNSSSPTQLDPTEFQLAESYRAVPAPLWHGLLKSLCSSSSSIGLAYAVVSWLQKHNLCFSYELLYSILIHALGRNEKLYEAFLLSQRQVLTPLTYNALIGACARNGDLEKALNLMSRMRRDGFQPDFVNYSSIIQSLSRSNRIDSPILQKLYREIESDKIEADAHLLNDIILGFSKAGDATRALKFLAMAQGNGLSPKSGTLVAVILALGNSGRTVEAEALFEEIKDNGLEPRTKAYNALLAGYVKMGSLKDAEFIVSEMERSGVLPDEQTYSLLVDAYAHAGRWESARIVLKEMEACNLLPNSHIYSRILASYRDKGEWQKSFQVLKEMRNSGVQPDRQFYNVMIDTFGKHNILDHAMATFERMLSEGIMPDTVTWNTLIDCHCKSGRHDRAEELFDEMQQKGYSPCVMTYNIMINSMGEQERWDEVTKLLTRMQSQGVLPNAVTYTTLVDIYGRSGRFGDAIECLEVLKSTGFKPTPTMYNALINAYAQRGLSEQAVNAFRMMTTEGLTPSLLALNSLVNAFGEDRRETEAFAVLQYMKENGLEPDVVTYTTLMKALIRVEKFDKVPAVYEEMVMSGCTPDRKARAMLRSALRYMKQRLNS, encoded by the exons ATGTTCCTTTTGCCACCACATCTTACCACTCCATTCCCTTCTACCCGCTCCACCAACTACTTCCCCACCACCCGCCACCACCAACCACCACCTCCTTCCGCCGCCAACCCTTTGATCTCCTCCTCCGTCGCAACCGCTACCCCACTCATCGCCGATGAGGGCCCCAACGACATTCTCCCCCTCCAGAACCGCCGGTATGACTTCACTCCACTCCTCAACTTCCTCTCCTCCGATTCCAATTCTGAACCAGAAAACAACTCGTCTTCCCCAACTCAACTCGACCCAACTGAGTTCCAACTCGCCGAGTCATACCGAGCCGTGCCAGCACCACTCTGGCACGGTCTCTTGAAATCCCTctgctcctcttcttcctccataGGACTCGCATACGCCGTCGTTTCGTGGCTCCAAAAGCATAACCTCTGCTTCTCCTACGAGCTCCTCTACTCCATCCTCATCCACGCGCTCGGTCGCAACGAGAAGCTCTATGAGGCATTCTTGCTCTCCCAGCGTCAGGTCCTCACTCCCTTAACCTACAACGCGCTAATTGGCGCGTGTGCCAGAAACGGCGACCTCGAGAAAGCCCTTAACTTGATGTCTCGAATGCGCCGCGATGGGTTCCAACCTGATTTCGTGAACTACAGTTCCATCATTCAGTCGCTCTCGCGCTCTAACAGAATCGATTCTCCGATTCTGCAGAAGCTTTATAGGGAGATTGAGAGTGATAAGATTGAGGCCGATGCGCACCTTCTTAATGACATCATTTTAGGGTTTTCGAAAGCCGGTGATGCTACTCGCGCTTTGAAGTTTCTTGCTATGGCTCAGGGGAATGGGTTGAGTCCAAAGTCGGGGACTTTGGTTGCGGTTATTTTGGCTTTGGGGAATTCCGGTAGGACTGTTGAAGCCGAAGCACTTTTTGAGGAGATTAAGGATAATGGGTTGGAACCTAGGACCAAGGCTTATAATGCTTTGCTTGCAGGTTATGTAAAAATGGGGTCTTTGAAGGATGCGGAGTTCATTGTTTCTGAGATGGAGAGAAGTGGTGTTTTACCCGATGAGCAAACTTATAGTCTCTTGGTTGATGCTTATGCTCATGCTGGTAGGTGGGAGAGTGCTAGGATTGTGTTGAAGGAGATGGAGGCTTGCAATTTGCTGCCGAATTCTCATATTTACAGTAGGATCTTGGCGAGTTATCGCGACAAGGGCGAGTGGCAGAAATCATTTCAAGTGCTAAAGGAGATGAGGAACAGTGGGGTTCAGCCTGATAGGCAGTTTTATAATGTGATGATTGATACTTTTGGGAAGCATAACATTCTTGATCACGCGATGGCAACGTTTGAACGAATGCTGTCGGAGGGGATTATGCCAGATACTGTTACATGGAACACGCTGATCGATTGTCACTGTAAGTCGGGGCGCCATGATAGGGCAGAGGAGTTGTTCGACGAAATGCAGCAGAAAGGATACTCGCCTTGTGTCATGACATATAACATTATGATTAATTCTATGGGGGAACAGGAGAGATGGGATGAAGTTACTAAGTTGTTAACCAGGATGCAGAGCCAGGGAGTGCTGCCCAATGCAGTTACATACACTACCCTGGTTGATATTTACGGAAGATCAGGAAGATTTGGCGATGCAATAGAGTGCTTGGAGGTTTTGAAATCGACGGGGTTCAAGCCAACTCCAACCATGTATAATGCCTTGATCAATGCCTATGCACAAAGG GGTTTGTCTGAACAAGCAGTAAATGCGTTCAGGATGATGACGACTGAGGGTTTGACACCCAGTCTTCTAGCTCTAAATTCACTAGTTAATGCATTTGGTGAAGATAGAAGGGAAACTGAAGCCTTTGCTGTGCTGCAGTACATGAAAGAGAAT GGCTTGGAACCTGACGTCGTTACTTATACTACACTTATGAAAGCCTTAATTCGTGTTGAAAAGTTTGACAAG GTTCCGGCTGTGTATGAAGAAATGGTTATGTCCGGGTGCACCCCAGATCGAAAAGCTAGAGCTATGCTGCGGTCTGCCCTTAGATACATGAAGCAAAGACTGAAttcataa
- the LOC107609671 gene encoding pentatricopeptide repeat-containing protein At5g42310, mitochondrial isoform X2, with amino-acid sequence MFLLPPHLTTPFPSTRSTNYFPTTRHHQPPPPSAANPLISSSVATATPLIADEGPNDILPLQNRRYDFTPLLNFLSSDSNSEPENNSSSPTQLDPTEFQLAESYRAVPAPLWHGLLKSLCSSSSSIGLAYAVVSWLQKHNLCFSYELLYSILIHALGRNEKLYEAFLLSQRQVLTPLTYNALIGACARNGDLEKALNLMSRMRRDGFQPDFVNYSSIIQSLSRSNRIDSPILQKLYREIESDKIEADAHLLNDIILGFSKAGDATRALKFLAMAQGNGLSPKSGTLVAVILALGNSGRTVEAEALFEEIKDNGLEPRTKAYNALLAGYVKMGSLKDAEFIVSEMERSGVLPDEQTYSLLVDAYAHAGRWESARIVLKEMEACNLLPNSHIYSRILASYRDKGEWQKSFQVLKEMRNSGVQPDRQFYNVMIDTFGKHNILDHAMATFERMLSEGIMPDTVTWNTLIDCHCKSGRHDRAEELFDEMQQKGYSPCVMTYNIMINSMGEQERWDEVTKLLTRMQSQGVLPNAVTYTTLVDIYGRSGRFGDAIECLEVLKSTGFKPTPTMYNALINAYAQR; translated from the exons ATGTTCCTTTTGCCACCACATCTTACCACTCCATTCCCTTCTACCCGCTCCACCAACTACTTCCCCACCACCCGCCACCACCAACCACCACCTCCTTCCGCCGCCAACCCTTTGATCTCCTCCTCCGTCGCAACCGCTACCCCACTCATCGCCGATGAGGGCCCCAACGACATTCTCCCCCTCCAGAACCGCCGGTATGACTTCACTCCACTCCTCAACTTCCTCTCCTCCGATTCCAATTCTGAACCAGAAAACAACTCGTCTTCCCCAACTCAACTCGACCCAACTGAGTTCCAACTCGCCGAGTCATACCGAGCCGTGCCAGCACCACTCTGGCACGGTCTCTTGAAATCCCTctgctcctcttcttcctccataGGACTCGCATACGCCGTCGTTTCGTGGCTCCAAAAGCATAACCTCTGCTTCTCCTACGAGCTCCTCTACTCCATCCTCATCCACGCGCTCGGTCGCAACGAGAAGCTCTATGAGGCATTCTTGCTCTCCCAGCGTCAGGTCCTCACTCCCTTAACCTACAACGCGCTAATTGGCGCGTGTGCCAGAAACGGCGACCTCGAGAAAGCCCTTAACTTGATGTCTCGAATGCGCCGCGATGGGTTCCAACCTGATTTCGTGAACTACAGTTCCATCATTCAGTCGCTCTCGCGCTCTAACAGAATCGATTCTCCGATTCTGCAGAAGCTTTATAGGGAGATTGAGAGTGATAAGATTGAGGCCGATGCGCACCTTCTTAATGACATCATTTTAGGGTTTTCGAAAGCCGGTGATGCTACTCGCGCTTTGAAGTTTCTTGCTATGGCTCAGGGGAATGGGTTGAGTCCAAAGTCGGGGACTTTGGTTGCGGTTATTTTGGCTTTGGGGAATTCCGGTAGGACTGTTGAAGCCGAAGCACTTTTTGAGGAGATTAAGGATAATGGGTTGGAACCTAGGACCAAGGCTTATAATGCTTTGCTTGCAGGTTATGTAAAAATGGGGTCTTTGAAGGATGCGGAGTTCATTGTTTCTGAGATGGAGAGAAGTGGTGTTTTACCCGATGAGCAAACTTATAGTCTCTTGGTTGATGCTTATGCTCATGCTGGTAGGTGGGAGAGTGCTAGGATTGTGTTGAAGGAGATGGAGGCTTGCAATTTGCTGCCGAATTCTCATATTTACAGTAGGATCTTGGCGAGTTATCGCGACAAGGGCGAGTGGCAGAAATCATTTCAAGTGCTAAAGGAGATGAGGAACAGTGGGGTTCAGCCTGATAGGCAGTTTTATAATGTGATGATTGATACTTTTGGGAAGCATAACATTCTTGATCACGCGATGGCAACGTTTGAACGAATGCTGTCGGAGGGGATTATGCCAGATACTGTTACATGGAACACGCTGATCGATTGTCACTGTAAGTCGGGGCGCCATGATAGGGCAGAGGAGTTGTTCGACGAAATGCAGCAGAAAGGATACTCGCCTTGTGTCATGACATATAACATTATGATTAATTCTATGGGGGAACAGGAGAGATGGGATGAAGTTACTAAGTTGTTAACCAGGATGCAGAGCCAGGGAGTGCTGCCCAATGCAGTTACATACACTACCCTGGTTGATATTTACGGAAGATCAGGAAGATTTGGCGATGCAATAGAGTGCTTGGAGGTTTTGAAATCGACGGGGTTCAAGCCAACTCCAACCATGTATAATGCCTTGATCAATGCCTATGCACAAAGG TAA